One region of Flavobacterium sp. GSB-24 genomic DNA includes:
- a CDS encoding homocysteine S-methyltransferase family protein, translating to MSIEEAEAYHSDQIKALNIAPVDFVSALTMNYVEEVIGIVKAAENVNTPVVISFTVETDGKLPTGMSIKEAIQKVDKSVSVPPLYYMINCAHPAHFFKELKEDENWIKRIKGIRANASCKSHAELDESTVLDRGIPKELGKEYKKLKDSFGHLNVFGGCCGTDEEHLVEIIEQIRS from the coding sequence ATGAGTATTGAAGAAGCAGAAGCGTATCATTCTGACCAAATTAAGGCATTAAATATCGCTCCAGTCGATTTTGTTTCTGCACTTACTATGAATTATGTAGAAGAGGTTATTGGTATCGTAAAGGCTGCAGAAAACGTGAACACCCCTGTTGTTATTTCATTTACAGTTGAAACAGATGGAAAATTGCCAACTGGCATGAGTATAAAAGAAGCAATACAAAAAGTAGATAAAAGTGTATCAGTTCCGCCTTTGTATTACATGATTAACTGTGCACATCCAGCCCATTTTTTTAAAGAATTGAAAGAAGATGAAAATTGGATCAAACGAATAAAAGGTATTAGGGCAAATGCGTCTTGCAAAAGCCACGCAGAACTAGACGAATCCACAGTATTAGATCGTGGAATTCCCAAAGAACTAGGAAAAGAATATAAAAAATTGAAAGATTCCTTTGGTCACTTAAACGTTTTTGGAGGCTGCTGTGGCACAGATGAAGAACATTTGGTAGAAATTATTGAGCAAATAAGGAGTTAA
- a CDS encoding GAF domain-containing hybrid sensor histidine kinase/response regulator, translated as MNNDFPIPENELQRLAALKRYNILDTLPDHAFDDATKLVSYICGVPIAHISFIDENRQWFKSEIGIGASEVPREISFCRYTIMESKMVEINDTHLNDRFKNDPNVTGGFNVRFYAGVPLTTPDGYNIGTLCAIDHVTKELNDNQRNALSIIAKHVIAQLELGTKNAQLDAQKKIAEKAVLARDSFVANMSHEIRTPLNAVIGFTDLLAQTDLDDVQREYIESVQIAGENLLLIVNDILDLSKIESGNLAIDSEPFNLKKTLKHVYDLLKVKRQKEVEFNLFLDAEMPDVVVGDQGRLNQILVNLIGNSLKFTNEGEVTVSVKKIEETEDNYTLKFSVKDTGIGIQKNKLTTIFERFTQGEESTTRTYGGTGLGLNIVKQLIELQNGEIKVKSELNRGSEFIFILSYKKAQVIEAPVKSMSKNDLGHLKILLCEDNVLNQKLAKSVINNFGFDLDIAHNGEEGIELLSQNEYDLVLMDLQMPLKDGYQTTEYIRNEMNSSIPIIAMTAHSLVGEQERCYKVGMNAYVPKPFKQSVLLKAIKTVMNPDNDISHKRVLNLSFLDEMSCGDPDFRKEMINLFIEKIPAQTAQLEEAFHNTDHDTVKKLAHNMKSSLDIFMLEDLSNCVSIIEEEAKANEFTSETLDKVNILHCGIAEVVKILKAL; from the coding sequence ATGAATAACGATTTCCCCATACCAGAAAACGAATTACAACGTTTAGCAGCTTTAAAACGCTATAATATATTAGATACACTTCCCGATCACGCTTTTGACGATGCAACAAAGCTTGTTTCTTACATCTGCGGTGTTCCCATTGCTCATATTTCGTTTATAGATGAAAACAGACAATGGTTTAAGTCTGAAATTGGAATTGGAGCATCTGAAGTGCCTCGAGAAATCTCTTTTTGCCGCTATACGATTATGGAATCGAAAATGGTAGAAATAAATGATACCCATTTAAATGATAGATTTAAAAACGATCCTAATGTTACCGGCGGATTTAATGTTAGATTCTACGCAGGAGTTCCCCTTACAACGCCTGATGGCTACAATATAGGAACTTTGTGTGCTATAGACCATGTTACTAAAGAACTTAACGATAATCAGCGAAATGCACTTTCAATTATTGCTAAACACGTAATTGCTCAATTAGAATTAGGCACAAAGAATGCCCAGTTAGACGCCCAGAAAAAAATTGCTGAAAAAGCAGTATTAGCTAGAGATAGTTTCGTGGCCAATATGAGCCACGAAATCAGAACACCTTTAAATGCCGTAATTGGTTTTACTGATCTTCTTGCTCAGACTGATTTAGATGATGTTCAGCGCGAATATATTGAAAGCGTGCAGATAGCAGGAGAAAATCTGCTGTTGATTGTAAATGATATTTTAGATCTTTCTAAAATTGAATCGGGGAACCTGGCAATTGATTCGGAGCCATTTAATTTAAAAAAGACCCTTAAACACGTTTATGATTTATTAAAAGTAAAGAGGCAGAAAGAAGTAGAGTTCAATCTATTTTTAGATGCAGAAATGCCAGATGTTGTGGTTGGCGACCAAGGTAGACTCAACCAAATATTGGTTAATCTGATAGGTAATTCCCTTAAATTTACCAATGAAGGTGAAGTAACCGTTTCTGTCAAAAAAATTGAAGAAACAGAAGATAATTATACATTAAAGTTTTCAGTAAAAGATACCGGAATTGGTATCCAGAAAAACAAGCTGACAACTATTTTCGAACGATTTACTCAAGGAGAAGAAAGTACTACGAGAACTTACGGTGGTACAGGACTTGGTCTTAACATCGTAAAGCAGTTAATAGAATTGCAAAATGGAGAAATTAAGGTAAAAAGTGAACTGAACCGTGGTTCTGAATTTATCTTTATTCTTAGCTATAAAAAGGCACAAGTCATAGAAGCTCCAGTAAAATCAATGTCTAAAAATGACCTTGGTCATCTTAAAATACTTCTTTGCGAAGACAATGTTTTAAACCAAAAGCTGGCAAAAAGCGTAATTAATAATTTCGGATTTGATTTGGATATTGCGCATAATGGAGAAGAAGGAATAGAACTTTTGTCTCAAAATGAATATGATTTGGTTTTGATGGATCTTCAAATGCCTCTTAAAGATGGTTATCAGACAACAGAATATATTCGTAACGAAATGAATTCGTCAATTCCGATTATAGCCATGACGGCGCATTCTTTAGTGGGAGAGCAGGAGCGCTGTTACAAAGTAGGTATGAATGCGTATGTGCCAAAACCATTTAAACAGTCAGTTCTTTTAAAAGCAATAAAAACGGTAATGAACCCAGATAATGACATTTCGCATAAAAGAGTTTTAAATCTTTCTTTTCTGGATGAAATGTCTTGCGGAGATCCCGATTTTAGAAAAGAAATGATCAATCTTTTTATAGAAAAGATACCAGCTCAAACAGCACAATTAGAAGAAGCATTTCATAATACTGATCACGATACCGTAAAAAAGCTAGCTCATAATATGAAATCGAGTTTAGATATTTTTATGCTTGAAGATCTTAGTAATTGTGTTAGTATAATTGAAGAAGAAGCAAAAGCGAATGAATTTACCAGCGAAACTCTTGATAAAGTGAATATTTTACATTGTGGAATTGCAGAAGTCGTTAAAATTCTGAAAGCGCTATGA
- a CDS encoding response regulator transcription factor, with amino-acid sequence MRIILAEDNDILRKSLSFFLESKGFSVDQFSDGKDALEAIEANHYDLILTDINMPGKSGMEITQYVRESINSDVPIIILTSSGVEQTELDSFDIGANEFIAKPVSPAVLLVRINKLLNKRF; translated from the coding sequence ATGAGAATTATTTTAGCAGAAGATAATGACATCCTACGCAAATCATTATCTTTTTTCTTAGAATCTAAAGGATTTAGTGTTGACCAATTTTCAGATGGAAAAGATGCATTGGAGGCAATAGAGGCCAATCATTACGATCTAATTCTGACAGATATAAACATGCCCGGAAAAAGCGGAATGGAAATCACGCAATATGTTAGAGAAAGCATTAACTCCGATGTTCCCATAATCATACTTACTTCTTCGGGTGTAGAACAAACCGAATTAGATTCTTTCGATATAGGCGCCAATGAATTTATTGCCAAACCAGTCAGTCCGGCTGTACTTTTGGTAAGGATTAATAAATTACTAAACAAACGTTTCTAA
- a CDS encoding YaiO family outer membrane beta-barrel protein: MKFIYYSIFILFFSSIAIGQEVNVDETLANVKREVEKENYDKALSLIEPLRNKFPENEDIQVYTGRIYSWKKDYKTAVKILSPMTDRVNPNPEALQAIINIYFWSEDYEKCITYCDKYLVIDPKSIDVLKIKATCLEKLNRDQEALDLIEKASFIDNSTQAFSGIRTLIGRKAKNTVSASYLNISTSEPGQSPFHYGYVEYSHKFSKSAIVGRANVGHINDDTQMLFEADYYQTFSNKSYLYANGGISTGETIFPVAKAGLEYYFAPHKKFDYSLGARFMHFDTDDITLLTGQIAYTAGTYTVAYRPYYDTSNELFSHVLSLQKVNEEKERLIRFELQYGNVPYLYLYNSFTQPLKAYRAGIQYQHRFGESFFVRPIFLYEREEYIPGEYRNRYNVQLIVTKRF, translated from the coding sequence ATGAAGTTTATCTATTACTCCATTTTTATACTCTTTTTTTCGTCCATTGCAATTGGGCAGGAAGTCAATGTAGACGAGACTTTGGCAAATGTAAAACGAGAAGTAGAAAAAGAAAACTACGATAAAGCATTGTCACTCATTGAACCTTTGCGGAATAAGTTTCCAGAAAATGAAGATATTCAAGTCTACACCGGACGTATTTACAGCTGGAAAAAAGATTATAAAACAGCAGTAAAAATTTTGTCTCCAATGACAGACAGAGTTAATCCAAATCCAGAAGCACTGCAGGCTATTATTAATATTTATTTTTGGTCTGAAGATTATGAAAAGTGTATTACTTACTGCGATAAATATCTTGTAATTGATCCAAAATCCATTGATGTTTTAAAGATAAAAGCCACTTGTTTAGAGAAACTCAATCGTGACCAAGAAGCATTAGATTTAATAGAAAAAGCATCTTTTATCGATAACAGCACTCAGGCATTCAGTGGAATACGTACACTGATAGGACGCAAAGCAAAAAATACCGTTTCTGCTTCTTACTTGAATATTTCAACTTCAGAACCAGGACAGTCGCCATTTCATTATGGTTATGTAGAATATTCACATAAATTCAGCAAATCTGCCATTGTCGGCCGTGCCAATGTGGGGCATATTAATGACGATACACAAATGTTGTTCGAAGCCGATTATTATCAGACTTTCTCCAACAAAAGTTATTTATATGCAAATGGTGGAATTTCTACAGGCGAAACAATATTTCCTGTCGCAAAAGCAGGTTTAGAATATTATTTTGCTCCGCATAAAAAGTTTGATTATTCGCTGGGAGCCAGATTCATGCATTTTGATACAGATGATATCACTTTACTAACGGGACAAATTGCGTATACGGCTGGAACTTATACTGTGGCATACAGACCGTATTATGATACTTCAAACGAGTTGTTTTCTCATGTTTTGAGCTTGCAGAAAGTAAATGAAGAAAAAGAACGTTTGATAAGATTTGAATTACAATACGGAAATGTTCCGTATTTATATCTCTATAATAGTTTTACCCAGCCTTTAAAAGCTTACAGAGCAGGAATACAATATCAGCATCGTTTTGGCGAATCTTTCTTTGTGCGTCCTATTTTCCTGTATGAGCGCGAAGAATATATTCCAGGAGAATACAGAAACAGGTATAATGTTCAGTTAATTGTAACTAAACGTTTTTAA
- a CDS encoding glycosyltransferase yields MTFFTTEIIWFLDVYILLILGYAILIMSSYLLLAYLSTKELRSYLKKNSFVDYEVLLTSEFAPKLSLIAPAYNEGLTIEENVKSLLSLNYNHYQVILVNDGSKDNSMEILIKTYDLVLTELDIHPQIETKKIKGIYTSRNAAYKKLIVVDKENGGKADALNVGLNIAENPYVVCIDVDCILDKDSLLKLAKPFLESHGKRIIATGGVVRIANQCIIKNGRLVEVNIPDRMLPRIQVLEYLRAFLLGRMAWGRLDGLLLISGAFGAFDKEVAIMCGGYSTKTVGEDMELIVRMRRYMLENKLPYAVSYIPDPLCWTEAPEDFKIFKKQRSRWMRGTIETLSIHKRMFLNPKYKLLGMLSVPYWTLFEFLAPAIEFIGLIITLFFIIFGLLNWHFFFLLLLFVYSFAVFFSVIALYSEERTYHKYPKQIDFFKLLMAAFIEPLYFHPLTVYAALVGYKEKIMGTKGWGEMTRKGFTKK; encoded by the coding sequence ATGACTTTTTTTACTACTGAAATAATATGGTTTTTGGATGTATACATACTTCTTATACTGGGTTATGCCATATTAATCATGTCTTCTTATTTGTTACTCGCTTATCTTTCTACAAAAGAACTGCGAAGTTACCTTAAGAAAAATAGTTTTGTTGATTATGAAGTGCTTCTTACCAGTGAATTTGCACCAAAACTTTCGCTGATTGCTCCTGCATACAATGAAGGTTTAACTATTGAAGAAAATGTAAAATCACTCCTTTCTCTTAATTATAATCATTATCAAGTAATTTTAGTGAATGACGGAAGTAAGGACAATTCAATGGAAATCCTGATCAAAACCTATGATCTTGTTTTGACTGAATTAGATATTCATCCGCAAATTGAAACTAAAAAAATCAAAGGAATTTACACTTCAAGAAACGCGGCTTATAAAAAATTAATAGTTGTCGACAAAGAGAATGGAGGTAAAGCCGATGCTCTAAACGTTGGACTTAATATTGCCGAAAACCCTTATGTAGTTTGTATAGATGTTGATTGTATTCTCGATAAAGATTCGCTTTTAAAACTGGCAAAACCATTTTTAGAATCACACGGAAAACGTATTATCGCCACAGGCGGTGTTGTTCGAATTGCCAATCAGTGCATAATTAAAAACGGACGATTGGTTGAGGTTAATATTCCAGACCGTATGCTGCCAAGAATTCAGGTTTTAGAATATTTAAGGGCCTTTCTGTTAGGTAGAATGGCATGGGGAAGATTGGACGGTTTACTGCTTATAAGCGGAGCATTTGGTGCATTTGATAAAGAAGTAGCCATAATGTGTGGAGGCTATAGCACAAAAACGGTTGGGGAAGATATGGAACTCATTGTAAGAATGCGCCGTTATATGCTGGAGAACAAACTTCCGTATGCGGTGAGTTATATCCCAGATCCGCTTTGCTGGACAGAAGCTCCAGAAGATTTTAAGATTTTCAAAAAACAGCGCAGCCGATGGATGAGAGGAACAATCGAAACACTTAGTATTCACAAAAGAATGTTTTTGAATCCTAAATACAAATTATTAGGAATGTTAAGCGTACCATATTGGACTTTGTTTGAGTTTTTAGCTCCTGCAATTGAGTTTATTGGTCTTATAATAACTCTTTTCTTTATAATATTTGGTCTTCTAAACTGGCATTTTTTCTTTTTGCTTTTGTTATTTGTGTATTCATTTGCTGTTTTCTTTTCAGTAATTGCTTTGTACAGTGAAGAACGAACGTATCATAAATATCCCAAACAAATTGATTTCTTTAAGCTTCTTATGGCGGCTTTTATTGAACCGTTGTATTTTCATCCACTTACTGTTTATGCAGCTTTAGTGGGTTATAAAGAAAAAATTATGGGAACGAAAGGCTGGGGAGAAATGACACGAAAAGGATTTACTAAGAAATAA
- a CDS encoding biliverdin-producing heme oxygenase — MNTNSTAVASSFLNDLKTKTADSHKKLEELPVSMSIMSSDMKIEEYAKYLNLMHDVHADTEQTVYPLFSGLLGDLEQRRKKQLIEADLAFLNYDLSNSEKVFKTENISVPFALGIFYVVEGSTLGGRFILKNVSQVPQLSGDKGVSYFNGYGDKTGSFWKSFLNFLSEYEQQNNCGDAIIEGAVFAFDSIYNHFESR, encoded by the coding sequence ATGAATACAAATTCAACTGCAGTAGCCTCAAGTTTTCTTAATGATTTGAAAACAAAGACTGCTGACTCACATAAAAAATTAGAAGAACTTCCTGTTTCCATGTCAATTATGTCATCAGATATGAAAATTGAGGAATATGCTAAATATCTAAATTTAATGCATGATGTTCATGCTGATACTGAACAAACGGTTTACCCATTATTTTCTGGACTTTTAGGTGATTTGGAACAAAGAAGAAAAAAACAACTTATTGAGGCTGATCTTGCTTTTCTAAACTATGATTTGAGTAACTCTGAGAAAGTTTTTAAAACTGAAAACATTTCAGTTCCTTTTGCTCTTGGAATTTTTTATGTGGTTGAAGGTTCTACGCTTGGCGGTAGATTTATTTTAAAAAATGTTTCACAAGTACCGCAACTTTCTGGAGATAAGGGTGTTTCTTATTTTAATGGTTACGGAGATAAAACAGGAAGTTTTTGGAAATCTTTCCTCAACTTTCTATCAGAATACGAACAACAGAATAATTGTGGAGATGCTATAATAGAAGGAGCTGTATTTGCTTTTGATAGTATTTATAATCACTTTGAGAGCAGATAA
- a CDS encoding ATP-binding protein, which yields MKIKDIVNRDIVTLTNCEHEPIHIPGKIQPHGFLIGVTSNWKIDFCTENIAAYLNLLHTEVLGKDFKSVFGTEAEKQLLEYINEDKIQDVFPLEISLLGKLFQISIHKSYDIYVLEAEPQFPDKEKLADVYTQTIQFVTQMNNTKSLKDLCALVAQGTREITGYDRVMIYRFDEEYNGEVFAESCREDLEPFLGLHYPHTDIPAQARELYIKNQLRLIVDINYEPVPIYTVDDKENKNLDLSLSILRSTSPIHVEYLKNMGVGATLTISLIHHDRLWGLIACHHYSEKNISPEIRLAAKLQGQFITSQIDIRQSNDENINAHKSILALEQLTSIDLPIKQESLEIISEAPQLLELCNAAGVSIISRGKIYKSGIVPSDEQITELIEGINAKFSNEIFTTHKISDDFPELAQNSNFAGIIYHSLGNNDHIIWYRPETISEINWGGDPEKSIVKDSNGLHPRNSFNIWKQIVKNKSSVWKQYEINAAIQYAHALHNQLILIMLSEEEEKYRSQSEILKETNSELENINWISTHDLQEPLRKIQLITSKMLSELDVISTDSISNSLQRVSKSANRMSGLLEDILKYTRIKNTRDTLHEVDLNEILESTIKEMSEVLLESNAVIESENLPKIHAIGFLMRQLFINILQNSLKYASVERQPKIKITASQEPVIIHDKYKVYCHWVRFSDNGIGFEQKYAESIFKVFTRLHTQEHYTGSGVGLALCKKIMQAVGGDIHAEGKPGEGTDIVIYFPCDPEDTLLPI from the coding sequence ATGAAGATTAAAGATATAGTTAATCGGGATATTGTTACGTTGACCAATTGTGAGCATGAACCGATACATATACCAGGTAAAATTCAGCCTCACGGTTTTTTAATTGGCGTTACTTCCAATTGGAAAATAGATTTTTGTACAGAGAATATTGCTGCATATTTAAATTTACTTCATACTGAGGTATTAGGAAAAGACTTTAAAAGTGTTTTTGGTACCGAAGCAGAAAAACAGCTGTTAGAGTATATCAATGAAGATAAAATTCAAGATGTTTTTCCGCTCGAAATAAGCCTTTTAGGAAAATTATTTCAAATTAGTATCCACAAAAGTTATGATATTTATGTTTTAGAAGCTGAACCACAGTTTCCAGATAAAGAAAAATTGGCGGACGTCTACACACAAACGATTCAGTTTGTAACGCAGATGAACAACACCAAGTCACTTAAAGATCTGTGTGCATTAGTGGCTCAGGGAACACGTGAAATTACAGGTTACGATCGTGTAATGATTTATCGTTTTGATGAAGAATATAATGGGGAAGTCTTTGCCGAAAGCTGCAGGGAAGACCTAGAACCTTTTTTAGGACTCCATTATCCACATACCGATATTCCAGCTCAGGCAAGGGAATTGTATATTAAAAATCAGCTGAGATTAATTGTTGATATTAATTATGAGCCAGTTCCAATCTACACGGTAGATGATAAAGAAAATAAAAATCTTGATTTAAGTCTTTCGATATTAAGAAGTACGTCGCCAATTCACGTAGAATATTTAAAAAATATGGGCGTTGGTGCAACATTAACAATTTCGCTTATCCATCATGACAGATTGTGGGGATTAATTGCCTGCCATCATTATTCAGAAAAAAATATTTCACCCGAAATTAGACTTGCTGCAAAACTTCAAGGACAATTTATTACCTCACAAATCGATATACGCCAATCTAATGATGAGAATATAAATGCTCACAAATCAATTTTAGCGTTGGAGCAATTAACAAGTATTGATCTTCCGATTAAACAAGAATCATTAGAAATAATTAGTGAGGCACCGCAATTACTAGAACTTTGTAATGCAGCTGGTGTTTCTATTATATCTAGAGGAAAAATCTATAAAAGTGGAATAGTTCCTTCTGATGAACAAATTACGGAGCTGATTGAAGGTATAAATGCTAAGTTTTCCAACGAAATATTTACCACTCACAAAATCAGCGATGATTTCCCGGAACTAGCTCAAAATTCAAATTTTGCTGGAATTATCTATCATTCTCTTGGAAATAATGATCACATAATTTGGTACAGACCCGAAACTATTTCTGAAATTAATTGGGGTGGTGATCCTGAAAAAAGCATTGTTAAAGACAGCAACGGACTTCATCCTAGAAATTCATTCAATATCTGGAAACAGATTGTCAAAAATAAAAGCAGTGTGTGGAAGCAGTATGAAATTAATGCTGCTATTCAATATGCACACGCCTTGCACAATCAGCTTATTTTGATTATGTTGAGTGAAGAAGAGGAAAAATATCGCAGTCAAAGCGAAATATTAAAAGAAACAAATTCAGAACTCGAAAATATTAACTGGATCAGTACGCATGATTTGCAGGAACCATTGCGTAAAATTCAGCTTATAACCTCAAAAATGTTATCTGAATTGGATGTTATTTCAACCGATTCAATTTCAAATTCCCTACAACGTGTTTCGAAATCTGCCAATAGAATGAGCGGTTTATTGGAAGATATTTTAAAATATACCCGAATAAAAAACACCAGGGATACTCTTCATGAAGTAGATTTAAATGAAATTTTAGAATCTACAATTAAAGAAATGTCTGAAGTACTTTTAGAAAGTAATGCAGTAATTGAGTCTGAAAATCTTCCAAAAATTCATGCTATTGGATTTTTAATGAGACAATTATTTATTAATATTCTTCAGAATTCATTAAAATACGCTTCAGTTGAAAGACAGCCAAAAATTAAAATAACAGCTTCTCAAGAACCTGTAATCATACATGACAAGTATAAAGTGTATTGTCATTGGGTCCGATTTTCTGATAACGGAATTGGTTTTGAGCAAAAATATGCCGAATCTATTTTTAAGGTTTTTACAAGACTTCATACTCAGGAACATTATACTGGCTCAGGTGTTGGTCTGGCATTATGTAAAAAAATCATGCAGGCCGTTGGAGGTGATATTCATGCAGAAGGAAAACCTGGCGAAGGAACTGATATAGTTATTTATTTTCCATGTGACCCAGAAGATACACTTTTACCTATATAA
- a CDS encoding DMT family transporter has product MERKQFLLILLIIGTAFWGISYSVTKMAIGDYSPNTFLFYRFLLAVIVLTIIFWKYVRKTNLEAVKTGAILAFPMFLGIQLQTVGLKYSDASQCSFIAGLTVIIIPLMKLAVYKTNASLKIWIAALTALAGLFIIAIQDKFTINIGDLFTIAGAFAFAVYLITVEKHSVLKNLLYSIVPMFAFCALFTFCLAITDSQAVWFPKNDTFWLGVVYCALFSTAYMYTVSNISQRYLSAERVAVIYLFEPVFGAIGAFFILGENLSWRLLLGGTLIFAATIISEVNFKSSKLKILAKKD; this is encoded by the coding sequence ATGGAAAGAAAACAATTTTTACTGATTTTACTAATCATTGGCACTGCATTTTGGGGTATCTCCTATTCAGTTACTAAAATGGCAATTGGAGATTATTCTCCTAACACTTTTTTGTTTTATCGTTTCCTTTTGGCTGTTATAGTTTTAACTATTATTTTTTGGAAATACGTTAGAAAAACAAATTTAGAAGCTGTTAAAACAGGTGCAATTTTAGCTTTTCCAATGTTTTTAGGAATTCAGCTTCAAACAGTTGGACTTAAATACAGCGATGCTTCGCAATGTTCTTTTATCGCTGGATTAACCGTTATCATCATTCCGTTAATGAAACTGGCGGTCTATAAAACCAATGCATCCTTAAAAATATGGATTGCAGCCCTAACTGCTTTAGCTGGTTTATTTATTATAGCCATACAAGATAAATTTACAATAAATATAGGCGATCTATTTACAATCGCGGGTGCTTTTGCTTTTGCGGTTTATTTGATTACTGTCGAAAAACATTCGGTTTTAAAGAATTTGCTGTATTCGATTGTTCCCATGTTTGCATTTTGCGCGCTGTTTACTTTTTGTCTGGCTATTACAGATTCTCAAGCGGTTTGGTTTCCAAAAAACGATACGTTTTGGCTTGGTGTTGTTTATTGTGCGCTTTTTTCTACTGCTTATATGTATACCGTTTCGAATATTTCTCAGCGTTATTTATCTGCAGAACGTGTCGCGGTAATCTATTTATTTGAACCTGTTTTTGGTGCAATTGGCGCTTTTTTTATCTTGGGAGAAAATCTTTCTTGGCGTCTGCTATTGGGAGGAACTCTCATTTTTGCCGCAACTATAATTTCTGAAGTAAATTTTAAAAGCTCCAAGCTTAAAATTTTGGCTAAGAAAGATTAG
- a CDS encoding GNAT family N-acetyltransferase, with the protein MSTLEIKKATVKDLEALQLIGRQTFSETFAEVNSEENMIKYLEESFADEKLTAELNHPDSHFYLAELDNKIIGYLKLNTGDAQTEKQDLNALEIERIYVAKEFHGKKVAQALYAQALQTAAELKAGYIWLGVWENNLRAVSFYTKNGFIQFDTHIFKLGDDEQTDLLMKKVL; encoded by the coding sequence ATGAGCACACTAGAAATAAAAAAAGCAACTGTTAAAGATTTAGAAGCTCTTCAATTAATTGGAAGACAAACTTTTTCAGAAACTTTCGCAGAGGTAAACAGCGAAGAAAATATGATTAAATATTTGGAAGAAAGTTTTGCCGACGAAAAATTAACTGCTGAACTCAATCATCCAGATTCCCACTTTTACTTAGCCGAACTTGACAACAAAATTATTGGCTACTTAAAATTAAATACCGGCGATGCACAAACCGAAAAACAAGATCTCAACGCTCTTGAAATAGAACGCATTTACGTCGCAAAAGAATTTCATGGTAAAAAAGTTGCACAGGCACTGTATGCTCAGGCTTTACAAACTGCTGCCGAACTCAAAGCTGGATATATTTGGCTTGGCGTTTGGGAAAATAATCTTAGGGCAGTTAGCTTTTATACTAAAAATGGTTTTATTCAGTTTGATACTCATATTTTCAAATTGGGCGACGACGAACAAACTGATTTATTGATGAAGAAAGTTTTATAA